A window of the Streptomyces albireticuli genome harbors these coding sequences:
- a CDS encoding bifunctional RNase H/acid phosphatase encodes MAQRFVVEADGGSRGNPGPAGYGAVVLDPATGEALAEAAEYIGTATNNVAEYKGLIAGLKAARDLDPEARVQVRMDSKLVVEQMSGRWKIKHPDMKPLAAEAKAVFPPGRVTYEWIPRERNKHADRLANEAMDAGRLGRRWEPGASGAALAAGPGAPAGTGTATATLPSARAGAAEPAEPKAPPVGWAAPADLGAPTTFVLLRHGETALTPQKRFSGSGGGDPELSPAGRRQAEAAAAALAARGTIQAVVSSPLRRCQETAGAVAARLGLEVRVDEGLRETDFGSWEGLTFAEVKERFPDDLDAWLSSSKAAPTGGGESFATVARRTALTRDRLLARYAGKTVLLVTHVTPVKTLVRLALGAPPESLFRMELSAASLSAVAYYADGNASLRLLNDTSHLR; translated from the coding sequence ATGGCGCAGCGCTTCGTCGTCGAGGCGGACGGCGGCTCCCGGGGCAACCCGGGGCCCGCCGGCTACGGCGCGGTCGTCCTCGACCCGGCGACGGGCGAGGCGCTCGCCGAGGCGGCCGAGTACATCGGCACCGCCACCAACAACGTCGCCGAGTACAAGGGCCTGATCGCCGGTCTGAAGGCGGCCAGGGACCTGGACCCGGAGGCCCGGGTCCAGGTCCGCATGGACTCCAAGCTCGTCGTCGAGCAGATGTCCGGCCGCTGGAAGATCAAGCACCCGGACATGAAGCCGCTAGCCGCCGAGGCGAAGGCGGTCTTCCCGCCCGGCCGGGTCACCTACGAGTGGATCCCGCGCGAGCGGAACAAGCACGCGGACCGGCTGGCCAACGAGGCCATGGACGCTGGCCGGCTCGGCAGGCGGTGGGAGCCCGGCGCGTCGGGCGCCGCCCTGGCCGCCGGCCCGGGTGCCCCGGCCGGCACCGGGACGGCCACGGCCACGCTGCCGTCGGCACGGGCCGGGGCCGCGGAGCCGGCCGAGCCCAAGGCCCCGCCCGTCGGCTGGGCCGCGCCCGCCGACCTCGGCGCGCCGACCACCTTCGTCCTGCTCCGGCACGGCGAGACGGCGCTGACGCCGCAGAAGCGCTTCTCCGGCAGCGGCGGCGGTGACCCCGAGCTGTCGCCCGCGGGCCGCCGCCAGGCCGAGGCCGCCGCCGCGGCGCTCGCCGCGCGCGGCACGATCCAGGCGGTCGTCTCCTCGCCGCTGCGCCGCTGCCAGGAGACCGCCGGCGCCGTGGCCGCGCGCCTGGGCCTGGAGGTCCGGGTCGACGAGGGCCTGCGCGAGACGGACTTCGGCTCCTGGGAGGGCCTGACCTTCGCCGAGGTCAAGGAGCGCTTCCCCGACGACCTCGACGCCTGGCTGAGCTCCTCCAAGGCCGCCCCGACCGGCGGCGGCGAGAGCTTCGCGACGGTCGCCCGCCGGACCGCGCTCACGCGCGACCGGCTCCTCGCGCGGTACGCGGGGAAGACGGTGCTCCTGGTCACGCATGTGACCCCGGTCAAGACCCTGGTCCGGCTGGCGCTGGGCGCGCCGCCGGAGTCCCTGTTCCGCATGGAGCTCTCGGCGGCGTCGCTGTCGGCCGTGGCCTACTACGCCGACGGCAACGCGTCGCTGCGGCTGCTGAACGACACGTCGCACCTGCGCTAG
- the eda gene encoding bifunctional 4-hydroxy-2-oxoglutarate aldolase/2-dehydro-3-deoxy-phosphogluconate aldolase gives MPGILTLAPVLPVVVLDDVADAVPLARALVAGGLPAVEVTLRTEAALGAIRAIAAEVPEATVGAGTVLDAGHVAGAAAAGARFLVSPGWTEPLLAAARAAGLPFLPGVSSASEVMALLERGVREMKFFPAEASGGVAWLKSLGAALPAARFCPTGGIGPGSAPDYLALPNVGCVGGTWMLPADALARHDWGRITRLAREAAALRA, from the coding sequence ATGCCCGGCATCCTCACCCTCGCCCCCGTCCTCCCCGTGGTCGTCCTGGACGACGTCGCCGACGCCGTCCCCCTCGCCCGGGCGCTCGTCGCCGGCGGGCTCCCCGCCGTCGAGGTGACGCTGCGGACGGAGGCCGCGCTCGGGGCGATACGGGCCATCGCCGCCGAGGTGCCGGAGGCGACCGTGGGGGCGGGTACCGTCCTGGACGCCGGGCACGTGGCGGGAGCGGCCGCGGCCGGGGCGCGGTTCCTGGTGAGTCCGGGGTGGACGGAGCCGCTGCTGGCCGCGGCGCGCGCGGCCGGGCTGCCGTTCCTGCCGGGGGTCTCGTCGGCGTCCGAGGTCATGGCGCTGCTGGAGCGCGGCGTGCGCGAGATGAAGTTCTTCCCGGCCGAGGCGTCCGGCGGGGTGGCCTGGCTGAAGTCCCTCGGCGCCGCCCTCCCCGCGGCCCGCTTCTGCCCGACCGGCGGCATAGGCCCCGGCTCCGCGCCGGACTACCTGGCACTGCCGAACGTCGGCTGCGTCGGCGGTACGTGGATGCTGCCCGCCGACGCGCTCGCGCGCCACGACTGGGGTCGGATCACCCGGCTCGCCCGCGAGGCGGCGGCGCTCCGCGCCTGA
- the yaaA gene encoding peroxide stress protein YaaA → MLVLLPPSEGKATGGTGPALEVGGLSLPALTEAREAVLAELVELCAGDEEKAAEVLGLSPGLRGEVAKNAALRTSGTRPAGEIYTGVLYDALGLATLDAAARRRAEESLLVFSGLWGAVRVGDAIPSYRCSMGVKLPGLGALGAHWRRAMAGPLPEAADGRLVLDLRSAAYATAWKPKGGVAERTATVRVLQSRIVDGVEKRSVVSHFNKATKGRLVRELLTAGVSPSGPSELVGALRDLGYVVEGSAPRVKGGAWALDVVVTEL, encoded by the coding sequence GTGCTCGTGCTGTTGCCGCCGTCCGAGGGCAAGGCCACAGGTGGCACCGGGCCCGCGCTGGAGGTCGGCGGGCTGTCGCTGCCGGCCCTCACCGAGGCCCGCGAGGCCGTGCTGGCGGAGCTGGTCGAGCTGTGCGCGGGCGACGAGGAGAAGGCCGCCGAGGTTCTCGGCCTCTCCCCCGGCCTGCGCGGCGAGGTCGCGAAGAACGCGGCGCTGCGGACGTCCGGGACCCGGCCCGCGGGCGAGATCTACACCGGTGTGCTCTACGACGCGCTCGGCCTCGCCACCCTGGACGCGGCGGCGCGGCGGCGCGCGGAGGAGTCGCTGCTGGTCTTCTCCGGCCTGTGGGGCGCGGTCCGGGTCGGGGACGCCATCCCCTCCTACCGCTGCTCCATGGGCGTCAAGCTGCCCGGCCTGGGCGCGCTCGGCGCGCACTGGCGCCGCGCGATGGCCGGCCCGCTGCCGGAGGCGGCGGACGGGCGGCTGGTCCTCGACCTGCGCTCGGCCGCGTACGCCACGGCGTGGAAGCCGAAGGGCGGGGTGGCGGAGCGGACGGCGACGGTGCGGGTGCTCCAGTCGCGGATCGTCGACGGCGTCGAGAAGCGGTCGGTCGTGAGCCACTTCAACAAGGCGACCAAGGGGCGGCTGGTGCGGGAGCTGCTGACGGCGGGGGTGTCGCCGTCGGGGCCTTCGGAGCTGGTGGGGGCGTTGCGGGATCTGGGGTATGTGGTGGAGGGGTCGGCGCCGCGCGTGAAGGGTGGGGCTTGGGCGCTGGATGTGGTGGTTACGGAGCTGTAG